In a genomic window of Niallia taxi:
- a CDS encoding peptidoglycan D,D-transpeptidase FtsI family protein, which yields MKQKSKKPSKANNQYRIRITGIFFAVFILFSVLIIRLGLIQIVSGEEYSAQVKSKVVTPVSSSVPRGKIYDANNRLVVYNIPAKAIVYTPPLHPQPEEMLSLAKKLADFVAMNKKDIKKVTTRDLKDIWLLENDNGARLLTDKEEKLAKEDKLNDKEIYNLKLNRITEKDLKSINKNMTAIYRRITTATAFTKTVIKNEDVTNQEYAIAAETLENLPGIDVTTDWKRAHKFGNTFNNMLGTVTTTEEGLPEEKLDYYTSKGYKLNDRVGKSYIEELYDSVLQGQNEVVNVSTDRNGDIEDTDVVTEGKNGNDIVLTIDMEFQEQVEKIMQEELVAAIQKPHTNLLDTAFVVAMEPKTGRILAMSGQVYNRKSKEFSDFTPGTFTYAFEQGSVVKGATVLAGFQSGVRNIGETERDEVMRFKGSGTFSSYQTMGIVDDLEAMERSSNVYMWKTAIEMMDGKYIPNGTLNIDSKKIETIRYYFNQFGLGVPTGIGFDNETAGIKGDNISTYFQIAIGQLDTYTPMQIAQYMTTIANGGYRMKPQLVKEIRESNTDKMGPGKIVDEMEPVVLNKVDMNNEMIERVQQGLRLVTHGSQGTARSYFANEPYDAAGKTGTSESYKNGVKTWNLSFAGYAPYNDPQIAIAVIVPNAYLDGFTQPHSAANIISQRVLRAYFKNHPTIK from the coding sequence GTGAAGCAAAAAAGTAAGAAACCATCAAAAGCAAATAATCAATACCGGATTAGAATCACTGGTATCTTTTTTGCCGTCTTTATTCTGTTTTCTGTTCTGATTATACGCCTTGGATTAATTCAAATTGTCAGTGGGGAAGAGTACTCTGCACAAGTAAAAAGTAAAGTAGTTACTCCCGTTAGTTCCTCTGTTCCGCGTGGAAAAATATATGATGCAAATAATAGATTAGTAGTCTACAATATTCCAGCTAAGGCAATTGTGTATACGCCGCCATTACACCCGCAGCCAGAAGAAATGCTAAGCTTGGCCAAAAAGTTGGCTGACTTTGTCGCTATGAATAAAAAGGACATAAAAAAAGTGACTACCAGGGATTTAAAGGATATTTGGCTGCTAGAAAATGACAATGGAGCGAGGCTACTGACAGACAAGGAAGAAAAATTAGCTAAAGAAGATAAATTGAATGATAAGGAAATATATAACTTAAAATTAAATCGTATTACAGAGAAGGATTTAAAGTCTATAAATAAAAACATGACGGCTATATACCGTAGAATAACAACTGCAACAGCATTTACCAAAACAGTTATAAAAAATGAAGATGTGACAAATCAAGAATATGCAATTGCCGCTGAAACGCTCGAAAATCTGCCTGGGATTGATGTAACGACAGATTGGAAAAGAGCGCACAAATTCGGAAACACTTTTAACAACATGCTTGGTACAGTAACGACTACAGAAGAAGGTCTGCCAGAAGAAAAATTAGATTACTACACTTCCAAAGGGTACAAGCTTAATGACCGGGTTGGAAAAAGCTATATAGAAGAGCTTTATGATAGTGTGCTACAGGGGCAAAATGAAGTTGTAAACGTAAGTACAGACAGAAATGGAGATATTGAGGACACAGACGTAGTCACCGAGGGGAAAAATGGTAATGATATTGTTTTAACAATTGATATGGAATTCCAAGAGCAAGTTGAAAAAATAATGCAGGAAGAGTTAGTTGCCGCTATTCAAAAGCCTCATACAAATTTGCTGGACACGGCCTTTGTCGTTGCGATGGAACCAAAAACTGGTCGCATACTTGCTATGTCAGGACAAGTATATAATCGAAAGTCTAAGGAATTTAGCGATTTTACGCCGGGAACCTTTACTTATGCGTTTGAACAAGGCTCTGTTGTTAAGGGAGCAACAGTTTTAGCTGGTTTTCAGTCAGGTGTTAGAAATATAGGCGAAACAGAGCGTGATGAAGTTATGAGATTTAAAGGCTCTGGAACCTTTTCTTCTTACCAGACGATGGGGATAGTTGATGATTTGGAAGCAATGGAACGATCATCCAACGTATATATGTGGAAAACAGCGATTGAAATGATGGACGGTAAGTATATTCCTAATGGCACATTAAATATAGATTCCAAAAAAATCGAAACCATTCGCTATTATTTTAACCAGTTTGGCTTAGGCGTTCCGACAGGAATTGGTTTTGATAATGAAACAGCAGGAATTAAAGGAGACAATATCAGCACTTATTTTCAAATTGCTATTGGACAACTAGATACATATACACCAATGCAAATTGCTCAATATATGACAACGATTGCTAATGGCGGGTACCGCATGAAGCCACAGCTTGTAAAGGAAATCCGTGAATCGAATACTGATAAAATGGGACCAGGAAAGATTGTAGATGAAATGGAACCAGTCGTATTGAATAAAGTTGACATGAATAATGAAATGATTGAGCGGGTTCAGCAAGGGCTACGGCTTGTAACTCACGGCTCCCAAGGTACAGCAAGGAGCTATTTCGCCAATGAACCGTATGATGCGGCAGGAAAAACAGGGACCTCTGAGTCCTATAAAAATGGTGTAAAGACTTGGAATCTCTCATTCGCAGGCTATGCTCCATATAATGATCCGCAAATCGCTATAGCAGTTATCGTTCCAAATGCTTATCTTGACGGCTTCACACAGCCGCACAGTGCAGCAAATATCATTAGTCAAAGGGTGCTCCGAGCCTATTTTAAGAACCACCCAACAATAAAGTAA
- a CDS encoding BlaR1 family beta-lactam sensor/signal transducer, whose protein sequence is MDIVVQWLLLNTIALSLLIFIILLLKKALTKHMSIKTHYKIWFFLFVPLFVSVLPWNYLGLGEGIQYIKNVLTFTGKTSAQSEYKSGGLTESNDTSTDLIRDFSVSVHNSTPEYVSQLVFAVWIIGMVLCLAILIYSNYQLNKLKKSAVFIKNNKINVLLEECKEVVGIKRNIILKETPLITTPITFGIFKPYILVPSNIQAVFTLKEIKYVLLHELTHHKNKDMLVNYVMGIFQIVYWFNPLLWYSLKRIRIDRELACDDSVLNLLDESGYIEYGHTIIRFAHKKQEKSFELFASGIGGTKQQIKQRIQSIANFSKASSLLKWKSKVICMFLGILVLVITPLTTVLAASNDVFHFDGKNTTYEDLDTYFKGYKGSFVLFDAANNQFQIYNRKLSEQRVSPDSTYKIYSGLFALESNIISKNNSEQTWNGKSNPYKEWDKDHNLTSAMSNSVNWYFQHLDQKIGEKHLQAYFNKVNYGNKDMSGGLDTYWMESSLKVSPIEQVLLLHELSENKFDFKAENVEAIKEAMLIDDQKDKRLYGKTGTGTINGKNVNGWFVGFVNKGEHSYYFAINIQNHGTEASGSKAMEIAKQILKDKNIY, encoded by the coding sequence ATGGATATCGTTGTACAATGGCTTTTGCTTAATACAATAGCGTTATCCCTCCTGATTTTTATTATTCTCTTGTTGAAAAAGGCATTAACTAAACATATGTCAATTAAAACACATTATAAAATTTGGTTCTTTCTGTTTGTCCCTCTTTTTGTTTCCGTTTTGCCATGGAATTATTTAGGTTTAGGGGAAGGAATACAATATATTAAAAACGTGCTGACGTTTACTGGTAAAACTTCAGCTCAGAGTGAGTACAAAAGTGGTGGTCTAACAGAGTCTAATGATACAAGTACTGATTTAATCCGTGATTTTTCCGTATCTGTACACAACTCAACACCAGAATATGTTTCTCAGCTAGTATTTGCTGTTTGGATAATTGGCATGGTTCTTTGTCTTGCCATACTGATATATTCAAACTATCAACTTAATAAACTGAAAAAGTCCGCTGTTTTCATAAAGAACAATAAAATAAATGTATTATTAGAAGAGTGTAAAGAGGTTGTAGGGATTAAAAGGAATATTATCCTGAAAGAAACACCTCTTATTACCACGCCAATCACGTTTGGTATTTTCAAGCCCTATATTTTAGTACCATCAAACATACAAGCAGTATTTACTTTAAAAGAAATCAAATATGTATTACTGCATGAGCTAACACATCATAAAAACAAAGATATGCTTGTCAATTATGTTATGGGGATTTTTCAAATTGTATATTGGTTTAATCCATTATTGTGGTATTCCTTAAAAAGGATACGAATAGACCGCGAATTGGCTTGTGATGATTCGGTTCTAAATCTTTTAGATGAGAGCGGCTATATAGAATATGGCCATACTATTATTCGATTTGCTCATAAAAAACAGGAGAAGTCATTTGAATTATTTGCCTCAGGAATTGGCGGAACTAAACAACAAATTAAACAAAGAATCCAAAGTATTGCTAACTTTTCTAAAGCATCTTCTTTATTGAAATGGAAAAGTAAGGTTATCTGTATGTTTTTGGGAATACTTGTACTCGTTATTACACCACTTACGACTGTATTAGCTGCTTCAAATGATGTGTTTCATTTTGATGGGAAGAATACAACCTATGAAGATTTAGATACGTATTTTAAAGGCTATAAAGGGAGCTTTGTTTTATTCGATGCGGCCAATAACCAATTTCAAATATACAATCGTAAATTAAGTGAACAAAGGGTTTCACCAGATAGCACATATAAAATTTATTCTGGGTTATTTGCATTAGAATCAAATATAATATCAAAAAATAACTCTGAACAGACTTGGAATGGGAAAAGTAATCCTTATAAAGAGTGGGATAAAGACCATAACTTAACTTCTGCCATGAGTAATTCAGTAAACTGGTATTTTCAACATCTGGATCAAAAGATAGGAGAAAAACACCTGCAAGCTTATTTCAATAAGGTGAACTATGGAAATAAGGACATGTCAGGAGGTTTGGATACCTATTGGATGGAATCTTCTCTGAAAGTATCACCAATTGAACAAGTGCTGTTATTACATGAGCTATCAGAAAATAAGTTTGACTTTAAAGCAGAAAATGTTGAAGCAATAAAAGAAGCGATGTTAATTGATGACCAAAAGGATAAGCGATTATATGGGAAAACTGGAACCGGAACGATTAATGGAAAGAATGTAAATGGCTGGTTTGTTGGCTTTGTGAACAAAGGAGAGCATAGCTATTATTTTGCTATTAATATCCAAAATCATGGGACAGAAGCCAGTGGAAGTAAGGCTATGGAGATAGCCAAGCAAATTCTGAAGGATAAAAATATATATTAA
- the pbp4 gene encoding penicillin-binding protein PBP4(5), which yields MNSRVENNRRRFKPLLLLLVVIVIGAGVFASYLIWKKNDKALFEEAASNFIQILENKDYKKLGKALDEHSYKSLNYTLEEVEQKYDRIFNGINITDIHASHVSLKKVNANLYELSYLLSFTTPLGALEKLEYKTEMTKKADKYLVNWEPALIFPGMEGNDRISYQYLKAERGEIQDHLGNGLAINEPFKSMGVVPKELGEGNDKEAKLQKISQQFDLSMEELIKKLNQSWVTDELFVPLKTIESNKAEELPGVSYQNIKLRYYPLKEAAANLIGYIGKVTKEDIEKHPNLVDGDIIGKAGLEKAFDNRLRGKDGGEIWIVDENGENKQEIQAVEKADGEDIKLTIDSYIQSEAFEHLRGNAGSTVVMNPKEGGLFALVSSPSYDPNKMVQGISQQDYDQYANDDKKPFISRFAVGYAPGSTFKTITASIGLDANVTYPDKLRTINGRSWQKDGSWGGYSVTRVSDVQNVDMRKALIYSDNIYFAQEVLELGEDAFRDGLKKFIFGEELDLPIAMNPAQISKENTFNSEILLADTAYGQGELLINPIQQAAMYTVFQNEGKIVYPTLVKSKESPKTKSAITSTTANEMEKSLIGVVSNPNGTAHLLYNQQYQLAAKTGTAELKLKQGEKGNENSFLLAFDTEQDNFLMLSLVEGYIPGSSATQLNKSFIDKLYLYFGMQ from the coding sequence TTGAATAGTAGAGTTGAGAACAACAGACGAAGATTCAAGCCTTTACTATTATTGTTAGTTGTTATTGTAATTGGGGCTGGAGTATTTGCTTCCTATCTAATATGGAAAAAGAATGACAAAGCATTGTTTGAAGAGGCAGCCTCTAATTTTATTCAGATTCTAGAAAATAAGGATTATAAGAAATTAGGCAAGGCATTGGATGAGCATTCATATAAGTCGTTAAATTATACGTTGGAGGAAGTAGAACAAAAGTATGATCGCATATTTAATGGGATTAATATAACGGATATCCATGCTTCTCACGTTTCATTAAAAAAGGTGAACGCCAATCTTTATGAATTAAGTTACCTATTAAGCTTTACTACGCCATTAGGAGCATTAGAAAAGCTGGAATATAAAACAGAAATGACGAAAAAAGCTGATAAATATTTAGTGAATTGGGAACCTGCGTTAATTTTCCCTGGTATGGAAGGTAATGATAGAATTTCGTATCAATATTTGAAAGCAGAGCGTGGAGAAATTCAAGACCACTTAGGCAATGGCTTGGCGATAAATGAACCCTTTAAGTCGATGGGAGTTGTTCCGAAAGAATTAGGTGAGGGAAATGACAAAGAGGCAAAGCTGCAAAAAATCAGCCAACAATTTGATCTATCGATGGAGGAGCTAATTAAAAAACTAAATCAAAGCTGGGTCACAGATGAGCTTTTTGTCCCTTTAAAAACAATCGAGTCAAATAAAGCAGAAGAACTACCGGGAGTTTCCTATCAGAATATCAAGCTGCGATATTATCCATTAAAGGAAGCAGCAGCTAATTTAATTGGTTATATCGGAAAGGTAACAAAAGAGGATATTGAAAAACATCCAAATTTAGTTGATGGCGATATCATTGGAAAAGCTGGCTTGGAAAAAGCTTTTGATAATAGACTTCGCGGTAAGGATGGAGGAGAAATATGGATCGTTGATGAAAATGGCGAAAATAAACAGGAAATTCAAGCAGTGGAGAAAGCGGATGGCGAAGATATAAAGTTGACAATAGATTCCTATATTCAATCAGAAGCATTTGAACATCTGAGAGGAAATGCTGGTTCGACGGTAGTAATGAACCCTAAAGAAGGCGGGCTTTTTGCTTTAGTTAGCTCCCCTTCCTATGATCCGAATAAAATGGTTCAAGGGATCTCTCAACAGGACTATGATCAATATGCAAATGACGATAAAAAGCCATTTATTTCGAGGTTTGCTGTTGGATATGCGCCTGGATCTACCTTTAAAACGATAACAGCTAGCATTGGGCTTGATGCTAATGTGACGTATCCAGACAAGCTAAGAACCATAAATGGACGAAGCTGGCAAAAGGATGGGAGCTGGGGCGGTTATTCGGTTACGCGTGTTTCAGATGTGCAAAATGTCGATATGAGAAAAGCATTAATCTATTCAGATAATATTTATTTTGCCCAAGAGGTACTTGAATTAGGGGAAGACGCCTTTAGAGATGGCTTAAAAAAATTTATCTTTGGGGAGGAATTGGATTTACCAATTGCCATGAATCCAGCGCAAATCTCAAAGGAAAATACATTTAACTCAGAAATTCTGCTGGCAGATACAGCTTACGGTCAAGGTGAATTATTGATAAATCCTATTCAGCAGGCTGCGATGTATACTGTTTTTCAGAATGAAGGGAAAATAGTTTATCCGACATTGGTTAAAAGCAAAGAAAGCCCTAAAACAAAATCAGCTATCACAAGTACAACAGCTAATGAAATGGAAAAAAGCTTAATAGGGGTTGTCAGTAATCCAAATGGAACAGCCCATCTCCTATATAACCAGCAATATCAGCTAGCTGCAAAGACGGGAACAGCAGAATTGAAATTGAAACAAGGTGAAAAGGGGAATGAAAATAGTTTCTTACTTGCCTTTGATACAGAGCAAGATAATTTTCTTATGCTTTCACTTGTTGAAGGTTATATACCAGGAAGCTCAGCAACTCAGTTGAATAAATCATTTATCGATAAGCTGTATTTATATTTTGGGATGCAGTAA
- a CDS encoding DMT family transporter has product MKGIMLFLCLIWGFNFVIMKMGNDIFPPVLFAAYRFLLGTIVLFGLSLLKRTPMPAKGQLKWYILCGLLQTTYFNIAIQISLNYISAGLTSVLTYSMPLFLSVFAHYFIPGEKLTLNKTIGILIGIIGLFLAMDIHLGGTIWAPILALSSAVTWALSSLIFKKKLHGCNNVQFTTWQMGAGAAGLFLYSFCFENGTVDWSPMAVLYLLYSGVLASALAFVLWSYVLSKTEASKASVSLLIVPVVGTLSGFLFLNEELKVITLLGISFVLVGIWLVNLQGGSRITLSRLLASTDKKN; this is encoded by the coding sequence ATGAAGGGGATTATGCTTTTCTTATGTTTAATTTGGGGATTTAATTTTGTAATCATGAAAATGGGCAATGACATATTTCCGCCAGTATTGTTTGCAGCCTATCGCTTCCTTCTGGGCACTATCGTGCTGTTTGGGTTATCTCTCTTAAAAAGAACTCCTATGCCAGCAAAAGGGCAGCTTAAGTGGTACATACTATGCGGATTGCTACAGACAACATACTTCAATATCGCCATCCAAATTTCATTGAATTACATAAGTGCAGGTCTTACATCTGTATTAACATATAGCATGCCACTGTTTTTATCTGTTTTCGCCCATTATTTCATTCCTGGAGAAAAACTAACTCTCAACAAAACGATTGGAATATTAATCGGAATAATAGGCTTGTTTCTAGCAATGGATATACACCTAGGAGGAACAATATGGGCGCCAATTCTCGCTTTAAGCTCCGCAGTTACGTGGGCTTTATCCAGTTTAATTTTCAAGAAGAAATTACATGGCTGTAATAATGTGCAATTTACAACGTGGCAGATGGGGGCAGGAGCAGCAGGGCTATTTCTTTATTCCTTCTGTTTTGAAAATGGAACAGTAGATTGGAGTCCTATGGCCGTATTGTATTTATTATATTCTGGCGTTTTAGCTTCTGCATTGGCTTTTGTTTTATGGTCTTATGTCCTCTCTAAAACAGAAGCCAGTAAAGCGTCAGTTTCTTTACTGATTGTTCCAGTCGTCGGTACTTTGTCAGGATTTTTATTTCTTAATGAAGAGCTCAAAGTGATTACATTGCTAGGAATTTCCTTTGTTCTTGTAGGTATCTGGTTAGTCAATTTACAAGGCGGGAGCCGTATTACGTTATCTAGATTACTCGCATCAACAGATAAAAAGAATTGA
- a CDS encoding BlaI/MecI/CopY family transcriptional regulator gives MTNSPQISEAEYEVMNVVWKYEPISTPEVVDKLSSAEFDWKPNTIHTMLARLVKKKALHARKNGRVFIYTSLVEKHDYIEQKSKTFLKQFFDGTLNSMVLNFIENDKLSNEDISELQKILSQREKEGGQK, from the coding sequence ATGACTAATAGTCCCCAAATATCAGAAGCAGAATATGAAGTTATGAACGTTGTGTGGAAATATGAGCCCATCTCAACACCTGAGGTAGTCGATAAGCTGTCATCTGCAGAGTTTGACTGGAAGCCGAATACAATTCATACGATGCTTGCACGACTTGTAAAGAAAAAGGCATTGCATGCAAGAAAAAATGGCAGAGTGTTTATTTATACATCACTAGTCGAAAAGCATGATTATATAGAGCAAAAAAGCAAAACCTTTCTTAAACAATTTTTCGATGGCACGTTAAATTCAATGGTATTAAATTTCATTGAAAATGATAAGTTGTCTAATGAGGATATTTCTGAATTACAGAAAATATTATCACAGAGAGAGAAAGAGGGAGGGCAAAAATAA
- a CDS encoding glycoside hydrolase family 1 protein, which produces MKTTFPENFLWGGATAAMQVEGASDVGGKGLSVSDVYIFDENMPKEQWTDQWHMMTHKQVEEAQDPHSPKYYPKRHGVDFYHHYKEDIALFAEMGFKVYRMSIAWTRIFPKGDELEPNEAGLAFYDRVFDELNKHGIEPLVSLSHYEMPLYLATEYGGWVNRKSIEFYLRFASTVFKRYKDKVKYWVPFNEINCVKHHPFVSVGVVEENHPHIEQAKYQGAHHQFIASALAKKACLESNPNAKIGCMISYQLLVPYSCDPDDIQKTVEKQRESLFFTDVLARGYYPGYTARMLADKNVVLETEASDEQIIRDYPVDFISFSYYMSSAVSAHPENLEGAVGNLITGGIKNPYLPTSDWGWQIDPKGLRTALNQLFDRYQKPLFIAENGLGAVDELEEGDVINDDYRISYLRDHILQIKEAITDGVDVFGYTSWGCIDMISASTSQMSKRYGYIYVDQDDLGRGSKRRIKKKSFDWYKNVIASNGEQLDK; this is translated from the coding sequence ATGAAAACAACATTTCCAGAAAATTTTCTATGGGGTGGCGCTACAGCTGCAATGCAAGTAGAGGGGGCAAGTGATGTTGGCGGAAAAGGCCTATCTGTTTCAGATGTATATATTTTTGATGAGAACATGCCGAAAGAGCAGTGGACAGATCAGTGGCATATGATGACACACAAGCAGGTAGAAGAAGCACAAGACCCGCATAGTCCAAAATATTATCCCAAAAGGCATGGGGTGGATTTTTATCATCACTATAAGGAAGATATTGCTTTGTTCGCAGAAATGGGCTTTAAAGTGTACAGAATGTCGATTGCTTGGACACGTATTTTCCCAAAAGGAGATGAGTTAGAGCCAAATGAGGCAGGCTTGGCATTCTATGACCGTGTTTTTGATGAATTAAATAAGCACGGAATTGAGCCACTTGTGTCTCTATCTCATTATGAAATGCCTCTTTATCTTGCAACAGAATATGGAGGCTGGGTAAACCGAAAATCAATTGAGTTTTATCTTCGTTTTGCCTCAACTGTATTTAAGCGCTATAAAGATAAGGTCAAATATTGGGTTCCATTTAATGAAATCAATTGTGTAAAGCATCATCCGTTTGTAAGCGTCGGGGTTGTGGAGGAAAATCATCCACATATCGAACAAGCAAAATATCAGGGCGCACATCATCAATTTATTGCTAGTGCTTTAGCAAAAAAAGCATGTCTAGAAAGCAATCCTAATGCGAAAATAGGCTGCATGATCAGCTATCAGCTTTTAGTGCCATACAGCTGTGACCCAGATGATATTCAAAAAACAGTTGAAAAACAGCGAGAGTCCTTATTCTTTACGGATGTTTTAGCTAGAGGCTACTATCCTGGCTATACAGCAAGAATGCTGGCTGATAAAAATGTTGTCCTTGAAACAGAAGCATCAGATGAACAAATTATCCGTGATTACCCAGTAGATTTTATTTCCTTTAGCTACTATATGTCTAGTGCGGTAAGTGCCCATCCTGAGAATCTTGAAGGAGCTGTTGGTAACTTAATAACTGGAGGAATAAAAAACCCGTATTTGCCTACTAGTGATTGGGGATGGCAAATTGACCCTAAGGGCTTGCGCACTGCCTTGAACCAATTATTTGATCGCTATCAAAAACCATTATTTATTGCTGAAAATGGTCTGGGTGCAGTGGATGAATTGGAGGAAGGCGACGTTATTAATGATGATTATCGCATTTCTTATTTAAGAGATCATATTTTACAAATTAAAGAGGCCATAACAGACGGCGTAGACGTATTTGGATATACAAGCTGGGGCTGTATTGATATGATAAGCGCATCAACTAGTCAAATGTCTAAACGCTACGGTTACATTTATGTTGATCAAGATGATTTAGGCAGAGGCTCAAAGCGCCGTATTAAGAAGAAATCATTTGATTGGTATAAAAATGTTATTGCAAGTAATGGAGAGCAATTAGATAAATAA
- a CDS encoding class I SAM-dependent methyltransferase — protein sequence MEFWESSFLEKQTMWGFDPTDSAILTKDFFLEKNMKDILIPGIGYGRNAMVFMENGINVTGIEISKTAIELARVNGLDINIFHGSVNEMPFENKLYDGIFSHGLIHLLNKQEREKFISDCYNQLKPDGYMIFTTVSQDAPMFGKGKQIDKDYFEIMEGLKMFFYDADSVKQEFGKYGLAEFTDIDEPNKHHENAPPINFIVIKCKK from the coding sequence ATGGAATTCTGGGAATCAAGCTTTCTTGAAAAACAAACGATGTGGGGATTTGATCCTACAGATTCAGCAATCTTAACGAAGGATTTTTTTCTCGAAAAAAATATGAAGGACATACTGATACCAGGTATTGGCTATGGCCGAAATGCAATGGTATTTATGGAAAACGGCATAAATGTTACAGGCATTGAAATCTCCAAGACAGCGATTGAACTGGCGCGGGTCAATGGGCTCGATATTAATATCTTTCATGGTTCCGTTAATGAGATGCCTTTTGAAAATAAGCTTTATGATGGAATATTTAGTCATGGGCTTATCCACTTATTAAACAAACAGGAGAGAGAAAAGTTTATTAGCGATTGCTATAACCAGTTAAAACCAGACGGTTATATGATTTTTACAACTGTTTCACAGGATGCGCCAATGTTTGGCAAGGGCAAACAAATAGATAAAGATTATTTTGAGATTATGGAAGGCTTAAAAATGTTCTTTTATGATGCTGATAGTGTAAAACAAGAGTTTGGTAAATATGGACTGGCAGAGTTTACAGACATAGACGAACCTAATAAGCATCATGAAAATGCACCTCCAATCAACTTTATTGTGATTAAATGTAAAAAATAA